The following DNA comes from Simkania negevensis Z.
CTATTTGTCAAATCATTGAGATTTCATTTCCTAGAAATTACGAAAGATCTTCATACATTGAGCTAGCAAGAAGATGTCAAGAGCCTGTATTGACAAGTGAAGGGTATAAGCACCGTTTCGGAACAAGCAAACCTATATCGATTTCGCAGAAATTTTTAACTACAGATGCGATAGATCCATCTATTGAGCATGGGATAAATGGAGTACAAGCTGAAATGAAACAAGACCCCGTCTTAAAGGAGATTGTAGATCAAGTCTTCATTGTTGAAAAAGACACGATGTACACACACTCTCCAGTTTATCATTCAATGAACAACACAGTTTATTTATTTGGTTTTTCTGCTAAAAGGTTCTTAGAAGTGATGAACCGAACTCACAATGAAGAATTTCAAGTTCCAGATCATGACTATTCTGGAGTCCATTGGTTTAGATTCTCCCAAGAGAAGGACTCCAATTATCCAACGAAAATAGAAGATTTTCCTTTAGGGAAACTCGAAAGGAATATTTTAGATGATCACGTAAGCCCGATTAAAGAATGGGTATTAGCTGTGAATCCTTCCTTATTTTGTAATGGATGGACCCTAGGGGAAGGAACGTGGGATATGTTCATCTTAAATAAAAGTGTCTTTCCACCAAATGAAGAGAGCTATTTTAATATGCTTTGCGATCAGTTTGGGTTACTTCCCGACAAAAAAGTGCGCGCAGAGTTTGCAAAAGAGTACGCTTCACTCCTAGGTGAAACTTCAAGTATAGGAGGGTCGTGGTTAAGAAAGCAAAGAACAGAAGACCAGCGCGATATCCCCTTTGGAGATCGAGGAAATAGACAGTTAGGAAGTCTTTTTCAGATTCTCATTCCTAGAACCATTGTAAATGAAGTAGCTTATCCTTGTCGAGATTACGGACTTCCTAAAGATCTAAGTGGCAAAAAAATGACTGAAGTTCATAGCGAAATTCAAGCTAAGCCCCATGAGAATTACTATGTGCAAGCGAGGTTAATGACTTCAGCATTAGTCAACCCGAAAAATCAGATTGTTACGAAAACTTATGGGTTTCCCGCCTTTCTTGAGACCTCGCAGGGTAAAGAATTGGTGAAAAAGTTTGATCAGTTTTTTTTACGGGTAGTGGCTGCAACGGTATCAAAATAGTTAAATTTAGCAATAATCCCAATTACTACTTAGGTCGAGTATTTGAGGTTCTTTTACCCAGTTAAATAGTTTGGCGATTCCAGGGATGGACTCAAACTTTGAAAAAGTTAGTTTAATTACTTTTAGATGAGGAGAAGTCTCTAACATTTTTTCAAAAGGCTCGACAATCTCTTCTGTAATTCCATTTGTCTCTAATGTGAGATAAGTCAGTGTTTTTATGCCTGGAAGGACATTGCTAATAGCAATCATTTGGTCTTTAGTTATTCGTAAATTTGAGAGCTCTAACGATGTTAGTTTTGGATGACTTTGTAGAGTCTTAATTAAGAGTTTGAATTTTGATTCGTCTAATTCAAACCCACCTTGAATTTTTATTTTAGTGATCCTTCCTCGTTCCATTAATTTTACAAGAGCTGAAAAAGTTTGATCAGTCAAATTTACCCAAGAAAATTCAACTTCTGTTTTTTCTCCAATTAAAGCTTCAAGTGTTTCTGTTGGAATGTCGATATGAGAAATGAATGGAAAGGAAAGCCTGTCTATTTTAAACGTTGCTTTTGAAAGAGAGCTTAACCATTGTAAAGCTACTTCAGGTGAAATATTTGAAAAATCAATTGATTGAGAAGATTCTGTCCAACATTTCTCTAAGGCTTGCAAATTCTCTATTGATTGAGTTTTAATGTAATCAACAAGAATTTGATCTGTTAAAACTGTTTTATCATCAGACGGAAAAGAAGAAGTACCATGTGTTGTAGATTCAACTTTTCCATAGGTAGCGCTAACTGACATAAAAACCCCATAAACTTGATTATAAACACCGTAATTCAAAAAATTTTTCACTTCATCTAGTGAAGATTTTCTTGAAAAATTCTCAATAATTGATTCACGAAGTGTATACATTTTATGGCGTTTTTTAATTTTTTTCAAGATTGTGTTCCCTTTTAAAGAGAGTAAAAAAATAGATAGTAAGTTTAGTTTCTATAAAAAAAAGAGATTTGATAATGAAGATAGAAGGAGGTAAATATGTCATATCTTGCGGGGGACATTGGTGGAACAAAAACACACTTGGCATTATACCAAGACCAAGGTGGAAAAACAACCTGTGTCAAAAATCAAAAATTTCCAAGTAAAGATTATCCCAATTTAAGAACTATTGTAAAAAAATTTTTAATTGGTGTTGGTCTCGAAATCGAACGTGCATGTTTTGGAATTGCAGGACCTGTTGAAGATGGAAAAAGCAAAGCAACTAACTTGCCTTGGATCATCGACTCACGCCTGCTCGAAACAGAACTTAAAATTAAAAAAGTTGCCCTCATCAATGATTTAGAAGCTAACGCGTATGGCTTAAAAGTTCTTTCTGAAGACGAATTTTTTGTTCTAAACGAAGGTGATTCCAACGCACAAGGCAATCAAGCGATGGTTTCTGCCGGAACAGGTCTTGGTGAGGCTGGAATTTTCTTTGATGGAAAAGACCATTTTCCATTTGCCTGTGAAGGAGGACACACCGATTTTGGTCCAAGAAATGAAATAGAAGATCAGCTTCTCCACTACCTGCGTAAAAAATTTGAGCACGTTTCTTATGAAAGGATTTTGTCTGGCCCTGGGCTTTACAACCTTTATCAATTTGTCGTGGACACGAAACTAGAAGATGAAGATCCCAAAACTGTTGAACTCATTAATAGCGGAGATTCTCCGCGACTTGTTTCAGAACTTGGTCTCAGTGGTGATTCAGCAGCGTGTGCGAAAACTTTGCAGCTTTTTGCTTCCATTTATGGATCAGAAGCAGGCAATGCCGCGCTTAAGTTTTTTGCACTTGGTGGTATTTTTCTCGGAGGAGGTATTGCTCCTAAAATTTTAGAAGTGCTCAAAAGTGGTCAGTTCATGGATAACTTTAAAGCAAAAGGAAGGTTTGCACAGCTTCTTTCTACGATTCCCGTCAAGGTGGTCCTCAATGATAATACTGCCTTACTTGGTTCAATGTACTATGCGCGTAACCTCATAGAAACAGGAAAAAAATGAAAAAAACATTTACCTTGTTTTTACTATTAGGGACGCAACTTTTTGCTGGAATCGATGAGCGGCTGGAAAAACTCGAGCAGGATATGAATCAAATTTCATTCCAAACGTCAGAAGGAGCCTATGGAGCCTCTTTCCGAAGTGCAAGTCCTGAAGTGGAAGATGACCACCTATTGATCTCTTTCGCTATCCTCTATTGGCACCCAAAGGTGGGGGGTACTGAATATGCCGCAACGAAAAACCTTCCCGTGAATCAACTCCCCCAACGTGGGAGAGTCAAAGATCTCGATCTCACTTGGGCTTGGGGGTTTCGCGCTGGAGTTGGGGGAAAAGTACCACACGATAACTGGGACCTTAACTTCAACTTCACTTACTTTCGCAGTAACGACACTTCTTCGACCCGAAAAACCCCACCAGCAAATGTTTTTGCCCTTGTAGGATTCTTTGGGGGGAATTTCCAACATGCTAAATCCAACTTTCAACTTCTCTATCTTAACTTTGACTTAGAACTTGGTCGAAACTATTTTATCAGCCGCCGCTTAGCATTTCGCCCTCACGTTGGTGCCAAGGCATTGCGCATGCATTTAAGAGAAAAAAGCAAATTTCTTTTCAGTTCTCTTCAACAACAAGGACAACTTGTCGGAGAATTTTACAAAGTTGGCTCTCGCTCAGATTCCGATGGCCTTGGTCCACGTATTGGAGTGCAAGGGTCGTGGTTCTTAGCAGATGGTTTCCGTCTCTTTAGTGAGTTAGCGGGAGCTCTTCTTTATGAGTACGATGAAGTAACCCAACGAGAAAAATCGTCTCCAAATACTTCAACTGACAACACCAACATCAGGCTCATTGGAAACAAACATCACTTCACCCCATTTTTTCAAATGTATTCTGGTCTATCTTATGGGCGCTACTTTCATTATGATAAAGTCTACCTTCTCTTGAAATTTGGCTATGAAGTCCAATACTACTTTCGCCAAAACCAGATGTTAAACCCTAATAACTTCATCTTTGGCCCTAATAACCCTAGGCCTCTTCGTCTCGATTACGAAAGAATAGGAGAAGATGTCTCTTTTTATGGCATCACCTTCTCTGCAAACCTCAGTTTTTAATATTTTTTTCTTTATCAAGAAAGTGTATCTCTTATACCCTCTATCGGGATAGTAAAAAAGATGAGTTTGCAATGAGATGGAATTACTTTTTTCTATTCTTTTTTCTGATTTCCTCTTTCACTTATAGCCTTAATCAAAAAGAATGCGAAAAAATCCATGCCAAGGTGACTCCTCAATGGGAAAAACATCAAAAATTAATAGAGCAATTCAAAAAAGCAGACTCAAATGAAGAACGGTTAAGTCTTTTACAAAGATCTCTTGCATATTGTTTAAAAGCACTGGAATATTGTGAGACTATCCTAAATGATATTGCTCAACAGTCTAAGCCAGAGCGAAAAAAATCCTGGCGTGTGAGACAAAAGAAAGCATGCGAGGAAGATAAAAAAAGTCTCGAGGCAGAAATCAAAGAGTTGGAAAAAGCTATAGAGAGTCTTTTGTCCAACATTGCTTTTGATAAAGCTAAAGCTGTGTTTGAGGAAAGTAGAAAAACAGCCGATCTTGCCAAAAGTAAAGAGGAAACTTTCCCACTTGATTTAAAGAATATCGAAGAAGTTGTTTCAAATTTAAATGAGATAGGAACTTTATATGAAAAAGCAGTAACCCTTGCGCAGGAATCACTTACAGCTTTAACTTCTGCGAAACATTCCCATGAAGAAAGTAAAGTTTTATTGGAACAGACAATAAAAAGCTATGAAGAAGCTGCTAACCACTATAGAAAGGAAGCCAGTGAGTGGCCGGCAAAAGTTTGTGCTCAAATAGAGAAATTGAAACAGCGGATTGCAACTTTACTCGGAGAAATTCAGCTTTGTGCAGACAAAGGTCTCAAACGGGACAGTTATGAATTACAGAAACAGGCTATCTCAATACTAGAAAAGCTCTTAGATAGTTGTGCAAGCGACGAAACTGAATTTTATAGAGAAATGCTTGCAGAATTAAGGCATTCAATCGCAACATTTGAAATCGAATCAGACCAAAGTCGCTTAACGCAAACCTTAACTGAAATACCGCCTTTAGATTTTAAAACAAGAGAGGACCAAAGAAGAGCTACTTTTTTTAAAAAAACTTCATCTCCTGAGATTTTTTTGCAAACGATCTTACACACTGATTCTCCCCACACTGTCATTCCTTTAGATGGTCAAACAAAGAAGAGTGAAGAGAATGAATTTTCCCTTTATACCGAGCAATTTTATCGCTTTCTTATTCAAAATGAGCTGACTGTTACACATCTTCTGGTGAAAGTTTTAAAAGAGGGAAAACTCCTACACAAAGAAAAAGTCGCACTCCCGCTTAAAAATACAACGGGGTGGAACCAGTACATCAAAGCAGATGGAATGGTTTTAATTCCAGAATCAGATTTAAAAAACAATTTTAAGATTGATTTACGCTTAAACTTTGTTTATGACCTTAAAGGCAGTTTTTCAATGATAGTTGCTTTAAAAGGAGTAGATCCTTCCTACCAATTAACAATTTCATTGGACGAAGAAAAAGCGCTTTGTGAATGCACTTTTTTGCAGCCTCCTCCTTGGCAATTAGACGCACTGCGTAAACCTGCTCAATTAAGTATTAATCAGCTTATTGAACAAGAAGCACTATCTTGCTTTCAAAATAAAAATAAATCGGACGGTCGGCCTAGTCCATTAGAATTAATGCAGTACGAAGCTCTTGATCAACTTGTGGCCACACTTAATCGAGATCCTTTGTTAATTGCAGAATATGTTCATCATGAAATAGCTTTTGCTGATCCTCTTTTGATACAAGAAAATGGGGTTTTTCAAGCACCTGGGATTCATAGAAATCCGTATATGACCTATTTAGAAAAAATGGGCTCTCCTTGGGAGCAGTGCCAGCTGCTCGTTTATCTCTTAAGGAAAGCTGGGTATCCAGCTAGTTATGTGATAGGAGATCCTTGCTCGATTCCAAAGGATTTTGCAGAGAAATTGCTTTTTACCAAATTGCCTGAAGGTCAAAATGAAGCTTTATTTCGATACCCTTGGGTAATTTTTTCTGATGGAAAGGAAACGATTTCCTTATTTCCTTGGATGAAAGAGATGCAAGTCTCCGAAGGGTATGATCTGTATGCTTGTATGCCTGACGCATATGCAAGCGCCGATCGTTGGATTTTGCGCTATTTAAAAAGAGATCCTGCCATTACCAAACATGTTGGGCCTGATGAAGATGATACTGCTGGTGTGCTTTTTTCCCGGTTTATTGAAGAAGAACTTAGAAAACAGGGACTTTTTTTAGCAGATGTTGGGGTTAAACATACACAAACTAAACCACACTTTAGTTCTTGGAGAGAATTTCCTCAGCCTCATATCCAAGGAAGCCAGCAAATTTTTGATTTTCTACTTGATCCAAATAAAACTCTATCTTTTGCAATTGTTGAGATTTTTTCGCATACCAATCCGCAAAAATGCTTGGCTCAGAGTTTTCCCCTCGCAAGCTTAACATGCTCAACGCTTCCTATCCGGTTTGTTTCATTAGGAAATAATACTGTTCGCCTATATGTAAGGTTTTTAGACGAACAAGGAGAACATTTTTTAGATTTAGACCAAACAGATCATCTTGTAGATGTCAAAGTAAGCTATAGAGTTCCCATAGGAAGTCTCAACTTTTGCGAGACCAAAACATTATCGATTGCTAAAGGTACAAAAGCGGCTCTTTGTTTTCATTTTGGAGGCGCAACCTCTGAAATCACTTCAAAATTCTATAAACAATTTTCTAATGAAAAAGACGAAAAAAACCGTTTACATGCGCTTCTTTCTTTTGTGGGAGCTGCCTATTTTGAAAAGTGTGGGCGTGCAGAAAAGCTCATTGCCAACTTTCACAAAGTCAGACCCACGACAGTTTTTGCTTTTGGCCTTGCAAAACTTTCTCCAGACACATCAAAAGGTCCCTTTACAGGCGAGCAAGATCTAACTTTGCCTCAAGTAGATATGTTCTCTTTTTCTTCACAGATGATAGATGACCTTTCTTCCTCATGGAACCAAGACTACTATTCAGCTCAGAGACAATTTGAAGTTCTTATAGCGGTGGATGCCTCATCAAATGAACACCAAATCTTACGTGAGGTTTTTAAAGACCCCAATGCTATTTCAACTGTTAAACTTTTACAACTTGCTCATCAAAAACATCAAAAAGAGAAGAAGTTTGGCGAAGGATTTATTGTTTTTACTTCGGAAAGTTTTGAAGCAGCAAATAAAACACCAGAAATCGCACAAGCCCTTTATTTTCCTTACTTAGAAGAGATTAATTTTCATGAAATAAGAAAAAATTTTGCGGAACAATGGAAAGCACTTGAGAGTCTAATCGATCGAAAAATTCCTTTAAGCGATTGGACCTATGGTTATATGACTCCCTCTCCCATTTTGAGTCAAGATGGGACTTACAAAGAAATGGGGACCTTTATTTTGCATCCTCGAACAAATTATGCCTTGATTTCTAACAATAATCTTCTATCCCATGGAGGATTGGGGTCGCCCCTGCCTAGTCATCTTTCTCAGTATGCAATTACCGATTGGAAGCTTATTCCTTCAAGCAACAATTTTAAAAAAAGCTATACTTTGCAATTGCCGGATCATTCAGCTTCTCGCGATCAGTCAATCTTTGAATCGTTACCAGGAACGACAAAGTGGCGCTCCGATGTGAGATTAGAACATAAATCTTGGTTAAATAGTGTTGCAGATCCTGTTGATATCATTACTGGTGCATTTTATATCGATGAGCTGGATCTTTTTCTCCCTGGTTTGTTTCCAATAGAAATCCGTCGGAATTACAATAGTCAAAATCCCCTAATTGGAGATTTTGGTTGTGGATGGAAACTCAGTCTAACCCCCTACCTCGTCGAGCAGGAGAATAAGCGTTATGTTGCTGAGCTAGACGGAACTGTCATCATTTACAATTTTAATCAGCAAAATTCTCGCTGGGAAGTCTACCCTGAAGATAATCCTGACCTTAGCAACTTTAATCAAGATCAAGTTGGAAGTCGGGCAAATCCGTTTCAATCCTACATTGAAAATGACATTCTCTATGGCGTTGATGGCTCTAGGCGATTTTTTAAAGATGGACTACTGGAAAAATGGATTAACCCTCGAGGGGCTATATTAACATTTTCTTACGAAGATCAACGTCTTTTAAGAATAGAAAGCTCTAGCGGGCAGTTCTGTGGTTTTTATTATAATTCTGAGCATAAGATTGCAGAAATTTATGCAAGTGACGGAAAAAGAATTTATTATGATTACAATTCACAGGGAGATCTTATAAAAGTTGTTCTTCCCAATTCTGCCACAGTTACCTATGAATATGATCGAACCCACCGTCTGATGCGAGAGACAAAACCTCATGGAAAGGTTTTAGAAAATATCTATGACGAAGAAGGAAGGGTTAAAGAGCAAAGAACTCCGATGGGCCAACAGCAGAAAATCGTGACGACTGCCACATTTGACTATGGAGACGGGATCACAATTGTGACAGATGCTGGAGGAGGAAAGACAACCTATAAGATTTTTCAAAAACAAATCTATCAAATAGTCGATCCTCTTGGTTATGAAATTCTCCAATCTTGGTACATTGACCAAAATTCATGGTTTGATGCTAAAACAGAGCAAGTTATAAGCTCGAATCAAACAGGCGGAGCGATAAGAAGTGTAAAAGAAACAACCGATAAAAGAGGATTGACCACAACCTATTTATACGATCATCAAGGCAACCCCATACAAATTACCCTTAAGGGAGAAGATTTAACCGGAAATGGTTTAAAAAGTATCAGTAAGACATTTGTCTACAATGAGAATAACCTATGTATTCAAGAAGAGGTTTCTGGACAAAAAACTCTGATCACCTACGACCCACACTTTTCTTATTTGCCCAAAAAGATAGAAAACTACGCTGAAAATAACCTCATTTCCTATCTCCAATTAGAATATAATGATTGTGGCCAAATTGAAAAAGAAGACCGCTGCGGAGCCGGCACTCTTTGGAAATATGATACATGGGGATTTCCTAAAGAAAAAATACAAGCGACTGGAACGGAAGACCCAGATGTGATCACATCCTATTCTTACAATCGCCAAGGACAATGTAACAGAATCACTTCTCATGAAGGTGTTGTAGAAAATCGATATGACATCATGGGAAATCAGGTGGGAACAAAAACCTTTTCTCCAACAGGAGCACTTCTTTCTGCTCTCTATACAAGCTATGATCTCAATAATGCTCCCATTTGGAAGCAAACAGCCAACACTCAAAATACCCTCTATCTTGATTACCACGCTTCAGGTCTTCTTAAAGCGACTAGGCAACAACTTGCCCCAAGCTCAGAAATTGCTTACACTCTTTATGAGTATGATTCCCGGGGATATCTCATTGAAGAGGTTGATTCTTTAGGCTATACGACTTATCGGGATTACGATGCCTTGGGAAGGATAAAATCCGAAACAAAAGAAGGGTATTCGACTCTTTTCACATACGAACCGGGAGGCCTTCTTGAAACAATCACCACACCTTCCGGCACTAAAACAATCTGCCTCTATACGACAAATGGGCTTCTCAAAGAAGAAATCTATCCAGATGGAACAAAGACTTCATTCATTTATGACTTCTTGGGACGTCCTATTCAAGAAACAAAAAGCGGAATCACGTGGGAGATAGACTATGATGATTCAAATCGAAAAGTCATCCACACTCATCCTGAAACAAAAACAACTGAGGTCTATGAGTTTGATCAAAGAGGCAATCTCATCCGCTTCACGGATGCTGCCAATTACGTTACAGAAAAAATTTATGATGGCCTCAATCGTTTAAAAAGTGAACGCTCTCCAACTGGGACACATACAACATGGAATTATCAGAATAACCAGGTCATTTGCACCTTTCCTAATGGAGAAAAAAAGATCGAATATTACGAAGGGGGAAACATCATTAGAACTGAAATATTTGATTGCCAAAATAAGCCTATTGAGATTTCAACCTTTCACTATGACCCCAAGACAGACATTCAACAAGTCACTCAAGGCGAAGAAGTCACCACCACTTGGATCAATGCTCTAGGGCTACCTATCAAAGTTCAAAAAGGAGAAATCATCACAACTTATGAGTATGACGTTTATGGCAATTGCACCATGATGACAGATGGGGAAGGGCAAACAACATCTCAAACATTTGATGGCTTAAAACGGCTCATCCAAAAAGAACTTCCAGATGGGAGTTTTCTTAAATACGACTATGATCTTGATTCGAACTTAGCAGAATATCACCTGCCTAACGGCTCAATTTGGAAAGCTTCCTATGATGTAATGGGCAGGAAGTCTCATGAGGCCCTCCATCAGGGAAAAGAAATCACACAACAGTGGGAATATGTTTACAAAAATGGCTATCTTAAAGAGATGAAAGACCCCATGCATCGCATTCATACTTACCAATATGATGCTTTATGGAGGCTGATCCAAGAAAACGTTGAAGGATGGCAACGAAGCTATACCTATGATGCAAGAAACCTTCTTCAAACCGCAGAGCAAACTGGAACGCAAAATCTCTCATGGATTTCAAGTTGGTTTTATACTCCACGGCAAGAGCATTCTAAAGTTGAACGGTCTTACGATGGTGATAAACAACTCATCAAAGAGTCCATTTATTTAAATGATGAGCTCATTCAAGAAACACATCAACATTGGGAACCCTCTAGCAGAACCTTACAAATCAACGGACATGAAAGAACGCTGACTTACCAAAACGATGAGCTCATTCAAAACACAATAGAAGGATTCAACTTTGACTATACCTATACCCTCAACGGAAAACTTCAAACAAAAACTACCCCCTTGACTCACCAAACAATAGATTATAACGACGCAGGATTTCCCGAAACCCTCACGATACAATTACCCGATACCTCCTACCAAGAAAAACTCAGCTGGAGTCCAACAGGAAAGCTTGCAAGTTTCGCTTCTCCTCGAGAGCAAAAACAATTTACTTACACCTCAATTGGCTATTTAAAATCAGCTGGCACAGAAAACTATGAATTTGACTTTGGAAAAATAGGAACAGGCGTGCGTACAAGTGCGCCAAATCACCAAGTATCAAAAAATGGCTTGGATGCTTTTGGAAGAATCACAGCAGAAACAAATGATAAGTCCTCTTTTGTCACGACATACAATACAATGGGTCAAGTCGTTTGCCAAGGACAACGACAGTATGAATGGGATCCCTGGGGCAGACTTTTGAAAGTTTCAGACGCCACACTTACATGGGAGGCTTCTTATGACGCTTTAGGACGGCGTCTCCAAACCCGCTATGCCCCATATGGAGGTCAAACCCATATAACCACATCCCTCTATGATCCAGAGGAAGAATTCCAAGAAATCGGGATGAAATATGATACAAAAACATTTTGGAAAATTTATGGTCCTAACACCTGTGATGCAATTACAGATGAAACAGGTGCGATTGTTTTTCTCATATACGATGCAACAGATGCACTTGCAAGCATCCTTACAGAAGATAAGACTTACCCTCTTCCTAAAACCTGCACAGCTTATGGCCCCCAAAGGGCACCTTCCCTTCCTTCTGACCTTATCTCCTATGCAGAATCTCTTTTATGGCACAGCATGAGCCAAGATCCTACAGGACTGATTTGGATGGGAAAGAGATATTATGACTCCATCTCTGGTCGTTTCTTAAGTCCTGACCCAATTGGATACCCCATCTGCTTAGACCCTTATGCTTATGCCAACGGCGACCCTGTCAATTATATGGACCCAGATGGGAGATTTTTCTCAGCCGTCTATCAACCTTCCCCCTCTTTTACAATAAATCTCATCAACGCTTTTGCCTCCACGTTTGCAGATCGGGAGATAGGAAAATCACAGCCCTTTCAAATAGGGTCGTTTGACCTTCCCACTGGAGGGATGGGTTGGATTAATGGAATAACAAGTACGTTTTTGAATTCCATAGAAAGCGGAATGCAAATTAGCCGTTATGCTCGAGGGGCTAATATTTACGGGGTCTACAATGCCACACATAAGCTTGCTGCTGACCTTCTTGAATGCGGAGCAGGGTACTATGGGGTGCATACACCACCTGTGCAACATCTTAAGAATGTCTGGCGTCACTTTATACTGACTCATGGGCCAGATGAGAAATTTTTACAAACTTGTCATAGTGGAGGAGCCATCCACGTGAAAAACGCCCTCCTTACTTCTGCAGAATCAGTTAGAAAGCGGATCATTGTCATAGCAATTGCTCCAGGAGCAATTGTTCCAAAAAAACTATGCTTTAAATCATATAATTACATGAGTAAAAGAGACTTTGTGAGTTACTGCGATTTAATTATAGGAGGAAATATAAAATATATAAATGAACTAAAATTGCTAGATCCTCATCCAGATGCGAAATTTTTTGATCATGACTTTTTAAGCCCTACTTTTGCAGATGTAATTCAAGAACGTATTAATGATTATATTCAAAAGTATGGAGGAGGCTTAAAGTGAGACGTTTAATTAAAATTGGGATTGTTTTTACGCTAATAATCGCCTTTCTGGGATGTTCTTCTTTTGGCCATCGATTTGTTGATTATGAGAGAATAGCAGATCGTATCACGGCTAAAACAGCAAAGAAGTTAGAAAAACAAAAGAACCTCCGACTCATAGGAACGGGAGGAGGAATGATGAATGATATTCAAATGATGGAAATGAGTTTTCAGTATTTTCAAGAGGTAGACCTTCAAAAGGCTAGGGAATTAGTAGTTTACGCGGTCAAAGAATACTTAACAGATATCAATAGTAATGAAAAAGTGAGGCCTTATCTTCATGAGTATCCTTTTACAGCGAAAAATGTGGAAATAAGAATCTGGATTTACAATCCAGACAGATCGAGACTTCCTTCGGATAAAATTTATTATATTTCATCTATTGATGGAGTACTTTCTTACTATATTCGAGGCCCTGAAGAGTATTCTCGATTGGCTGTTTGTGAGGA
Coding sequences within:
- a CDS encoding RHS repeat-associated core domain-containing protein, whose amino-acid sequence is MRQKKACEEDKKSLEAEIKELEKAIESLLSNIAFDKAKAVFEESRKTADLAKSKEETFPLDLKNIEEVVSNLNEIGTLYEKAVTLAQESLTALTSAKHSHEESKVLLEQTIKSYEEAANHYRKEASEWPAKVCAQIEKLKQRIATLLGEIQLCADKGLKRDSYELQKQAISILEKLLDSCASDETEFYREMLAELRHSIATFEIESDQSRLTQTLTEIPPLDFKTREDQRRATFFKKTSSPEIFLQTILHTDSPHTVIPLDGQTKKSEENEFSLYTEQFYRFLIQNELTVTHLLVKVLKEGKLLHKEKVALPLKNTTGWNQYIKADGMVLIPESDLKNNFKIDLRLNFVYDLKGSFSMIVALKGVDPSYQLTISLDEEKALCECTFLQPPPWQLDALRKPAQLSINQLIEQEALSCFQNKNKSDGRPSPLELMQYEALDQLVATLNRDPLLIAEYVHHEIAFADPLLIQENGVFQAPGIHRNPYMTYLEKMGSPWEQCQLLVYLLRKAGYPASYVIGDPCSIPKDFAEKLLFTKLPEGQNEALFRYPWVIFSDGKETISLFPWMKEMQVSEGYDLYACMPDAYASADRWILRYLKRDPAITKHVGPDEDDTAGVLFSRFIEEELRKQGLFLADVGVKHTQTKPHFSSWREFPQPHIQGSQQIFDFLLDPNKTLSFAIVEIFSHTNPQKCLAQSFPLASLTCSTLPIRFVSLGNNTVRLYVRFLDEQGEHFLDLDQTDHLVDVKVSYRVPIGSLNFCETKTLSIAKGTKAALCFHFGGATSEITSKFYKQFSNEKDEKNRLHALLSFVGAAYFEKCGRAEKLIANFHKVRPTTVFAFGLAKLSPDTSKGPFTGEQDLTLPQVDMFSFSSQMIDDLSSSWNQDYYSAQRQFEVLIAVDASSNEHQILREVFKDPNAISTVKLLQLAHQKHQKEKKFGEGFIVFTSESFEAANKTPEIAQALYFPYLEEINFHEIRKNFAEQWKALESLIDRKIPLSDWTYGYMTPSPILSQDGTYKEMGTFILHPRTNYALISNNNLLSHGGLGSPLPSHLSQYAITDWKLIPSSNNFKKSYTLQLPDHSASRDQSIFESLPGTTKWRSDVRLEHKSWLNSVADPVDIITGAFYIDELDLFLPGLFPIEIRRNYNSQNPLIGDFGCGWKLSLTPYLVEQENKRYVAELDGTVIIYNFNQQNSRWEVYPEDNPDLSNFNQDQVGSRANPFQSYIENDILYGVDGSRRFFKDGLLEKWINPRGAILTFSYEDQRLLRIESSSGQFCGFYYNSEHKIAEIYASDGKRIYYDYNSQGDLIKVVLPNSATVTYEYDRTHRLMRETKPHGKVLENIYDEEGRVKEQRTPMGQQQKIVTTATFDYGDGITIVTDAGGGKTTYKIFQKQIYQIVDPLGYEILQSWYIDQNSWFDAKTEQVISSNQTGGAIRSVKETTDKRGLTTTYLYDHQGNPIQITLKGEDLTGNGLKSISKTFVYNENNLCIQEEVSGQKTLITYDPHFSYLPKKIENYAENNLISYLQLEYNDCGQIEKEDRCGAGTLWKYDTWGFPKEKIQATGTEDPDVITSYSYNRQGQCNRITSHEGVVENRYDIMGNQVGTKTFSPTGALLSALYTSYDLNNAPIWKQTANTQNTLYLDYHASGLLKATRQQLAPSSEIAYTLYEYDSRGYLIEEVDSLGYTTYRDYDALGRIKSETKEGYSTLFTYEPGGLLETITTPSGTKTICLYTTNGLLKEEIYPDGTKTSFIYDFLGRPIQETKSGITWEIDYDDSNRKVIHTHPETKTTEVYEFDQRGNLIRFTDAANYVTEKIYDGLNRLKSERSPTGTHTTWNYQNNQVICTFPNGEKKIEYYEGGNIIRTEIFDCQNKPIEISTFHYDPKTDIQQVTQGEEVTTTWINALGLPIKVQKGEIITTYEYDVYGNCTMMTDGEGQTTSQTFDGLKRLIQKELPDGSFLKYDYDLDSNLAEYHLPNGSIWKASYDVMGRKSHEALHQGKEITQQWEYVYKNGYLKEMKDPMHRIHTYQYDALWRLIQENVEGWQRSYTYDARNLLQTAEQTGTQNLSWISSWFYTPRQEHSKVERSYDGDKQLIKESIYLNDELIQETHQHWEPSSRTLQINGHERTLTYQNDELIQNTIEGFNFDYTYTLNGKLQTKTTPLTHQTIDYNDAGFPETLTIQLPDTSYQEKLSWSPTGKLASFASPREQKQFTYTSIGYLKSAGTENYEFDFGKIGTGVRTSAPNHQVSKNGLDAFGRITAETNDKSSFVTTYNTMGQVVCQGQRQYEWDPWGRLLKVSDATLTWEASYDALGRRLQTRYAPYGGQTHITTSLYDPEEEFQEIGMKYDTKTFWKIYGPNTCDAITDETGAIVFLIYDATDALASILTEDKTYPLPKTCTAYGPQRAPSLPSDLISYAESLLWHSMSQDPTGLIWMGKRYYDSISGRFLSPDPIGYPICLDPYAYANGDPVNYMDPDGRFFSAVYQPSPSFTINLINAFASTFADREIGKSQPFQIGSFDLPTGGMGWINGITSTFLNSIESGMQISRYARGANIYGVYNATHKLAADLLECGAGYYGVHTPPVQHLKNVWRHFILTHGPDEKFLQTCHSGGAIHVKNALLTSAESVRKRIIVIAIAPGAIVPKKLCFKSYNYMSKRDFVSYCDLIIGGNIKYINELKLLDPHPDAKFFDHDFLSPTFADVIQERINDYIQKYGGGLK